In bacterium, the genomic stretch CTGGGCATGGTGCTGGCCTATCTCGGCTCGACCTGGGCCTTCCTCACCGGCGGTCCCGACCACACCTTCTTCGACAGCCTGACCGTCTTCATCGCCCTGATGCTGGTGGGGCGCTGGGCCCAGGAGCACATCCTCGAGCGCAACCGCAACACGCTGCTGGCCTCGTCGGGCGCCGAGCACATCGCCGTCAAACGGTTGGAGGACAACGACCTGAAGGCCGTCAGCGCCGAGGAGATCCGGCAGGGCGACGAGCTGTGGATCGCCCCGGGCGACCTGCTGCCCGTCGAGGGCATCCTCATGCGGCGGGCCACCGAGGTGAGCCTCGACTGGATCACCGGCGAGTCCGACCAGGTCGGCTACGCCCCCGGCGAGACCATCCCCGCCGGCGCCTTCAACGCCAGCCACCACGGCTTCACCGTCACCGCCACCGAGGACTTCGCCGAGAGCCGCCTGCAGGACCTGCTGCGCGCCACCACCCTCAGCGACGAGGAGTACCGGCCGCGCTGGTGGCACGCCGTCAGCTCGTGGTACGTGGCGGCGGTGCTCGTGGCCGCGTTCGGCGGCTTCGCCCTCTGGGCCGGACGCGACCTGACCATGGCCCTGAAGGTCACCATCTCGATCCTGGTCGTGACCTGCCCCTGCGCCCTGGGCCTGGCCACGCCTCTCGCCGAAGAGCTGATCCACTTCGCGCTCCGGCGCAACGGCGTCTTCATCCGCAAGCAGAGCTTCATGGAGAAGGCCCTGTCGGTGCGCCAGGTGCTGCTCGACAAGACCGGCACCCTCACCCTGGGCCAGCTCGTGCTCGACGACGCCTCGCGCGAGACCGTCGCGCGCCTGGACGCCCGCGCCACGGTGGTGCTGCGCCACATGACCGCGCGCAGCAACCATCCGGTGAGCGCGTGCCTGGCCGCCGCCGTGGCCGCGCGCCACGATGGCGAAGCGCCCGGCATCGCCGGCGCCGCCGGCGAAGAGCTGACCGAGGTGCCGGGCGCAGGGCTGGAGATCGAGCTGAGGGACGGCACCTGGCGCCTCGGACGGCCCGCCTTCGCCCTCGACGGACGCACCGACGCCGGCCGCCCCGAGGGCACCACGGTGCTCTCCCGCGACGGCGTCGCCGTGGCCGCGTTCCGCCTCGACGAGGAGTTCAAGGCCGACGCCCGCGGCGAGGTCGCGGCCCTGCACGAGGCCGGCTACGACGTGCGCATCCTGAGCGGCGACGCGCCGGCCAAGGTCGCCGCCGCCGCCGCCGCCCTCGGCATCGCCGACGACCGCTGCGAGGGCGGCCTGAGCCCCGAAGCCAAGGCCGCGCGCGTGCGCGAACTCGACGCCGACGACACGCTCATGGTGGGCGACGGGCTCAACGATTCTCCCAGTTTCGAGGTAGCCTTTTGCGCGGCGACCCCGGCCGTCGATCGACCCGTATTGCCGGGAAAATCGGACTTCTTTTTTCTCGGTGACGGCATCGCCGCGCTGCGCCGTTCGCTGGCCGCCGCGCGCGAGCTGCGCAAGGTCGTGAAATTGAATCTCGCGATCGCTGTGCTGTACAACCTGGCGGCCGTCGCGGCCTCCATGATGGGCCTCGTGACCCCCGTCGTGGCGGCCATCATCATGCCCATAAGTTCCATATTCGTAGTGAGCTTAACAGCGATCCGCCTATCGGCCGGGAGGTTGAGATGGATGTGATTATCGCTCTCGTTTTCATCAGCCTCACCCTCGTCGCGGCGGGCCTCGTGTTCTTCTTCACGCGCCTCTTCGAGGGTGACTTCGAGCACGGCGAGAGGCTCTCGCTGCTGCCCCTCGAGGACGACGACGGCATGAAAGATTTTGACCCGGAAAACAATGATGACAAAATTGTCCGCAAGTCTTCTAATGGCGAGAAGAGTGGACCGGATTGCGACGATTGAGCAGAAGGAGGAAGGTGCTCTCAATGGAAGCAACGAACACCCAGATGAAGACGGTCGTCTACGATGATGCCATCGTGCGGGCGTTCTCGATCATCACCATCGTGTGGGGCGCCGTCGCCCTCCTGGCCGGCGTCATCATCGCCGCCCAGCTGAGCTTCTGGCAGGCCAACCTCGGCCTCGAGTGGACGAGCTTCGGCCGTCTGCGCCAGTTGCACACCAACGCCGCGATCTTCGCGTGGGTGGGCAACGGGCTCTTCGCCGGCATCTACTACTCCAGCCAGCGCCTGCTGAAGACGCGCATGGCCAACGACATGCTCAGCTGGGCCCACTTCTGGGGCTGGCAGCTGGTCATCGTCGCCGCCGCCGTCACCTACCCGCTGGGCCTGACGCAGGGCAAGGAGTACGCCGAGCTCATCTGGCCCATCGATCTGCTCGTGGTGGTCGTCTGGGTCATCTTCGGCGCCAACTTCTTCTGGACGCTGGCCAAGCGGAACGAGAAGAACCTCTACGTCGCCATCTGGTTCTACATCTCGACGATCGTCACCATCGCGGTGCTCTACATCGTCAACAACCTGCAGATCCCGACGAGCCTGACCCACAGCTATCCGGTCTTCGGCGGCGTGCAGGACGCCCTGGTGCAATGGTGGTACGGCCACAACGCGGTGGCCTTCTTCCTCACCACCCCGCCCCTGGGCCTGATGTACTACTTCATGATCAAGGCCGCCGAGCGCCCGGTGTACTCGTACCGCCTGTCGGTGGTGCACTTCTGGTCGCTGATCTTCATCTACATCTGGGCCGGCCCGCACCACCTGCTCTACACCGCCCTGCCCGACTGGGCCCAGACCCTGGGCATGATCTTCTCGGTCATGCTGTGGGCGCCCAGCTGGGGCGGCATGCTCAACGGCCTGCTGACCCTGCGCGGCGCCTGGGACAAGCTGCGCACCGACCCGGTCATCAAGTTCTTCGTCGTCGCCGTCACCTTCTACGGCATGTCGACGTTCGAGGGCCCGCTGCTGAGCGTCAAGAGCGTCAGCGCCCTCGGCCACTACACCGACTGGATCATCGGCCACGTCCACGGCGGCGCCCTGGGCTGGAACGGCTTCATGACCTTCGGCATCCTGTACTGGATGTGGCCGCGGCTGTACGGCACCAAGCTCTACAGCACCAAGATGGCCGAGACGCACTTCTGGCTCGCGACGGTCGGCATCCTGATGTACGTGGTCTCGATGTGGGTGTCGGGCGTCAGCCAGGGCCTCTTCTGGCGCGCGCTGGACGCCGAGGGCTTCCTCAAGTACCCCGACTTCATCGAGGGCCTGACCAACTCGCTGGCCATGTACCACACGCGCCTCGTGGGCGGCGTGCTCTACTTCGGCAGCTCGCTGCTGCTGATCGTCAACCTGGTCATGACGGCGAAACAGGGCGCGCCCTCGACCGTCAGCATCCAGGTCCCGGCCCGCAAGCCGGCCGGCGACAAGGCGAGCGCCCTCGAGCTGCTCACCAGCGCCCCGATGCTCTTCATCGTCGGCATCCTCGTCGTGGCGATCTGGTTCGGCGTCTCGGGCACCATGCTCAGCCCGGTGCTGCTGGCGCTGCTGGTGGTGCTCTGCGTGGGCGCCATCATCTCCTACGGCATCCACCAGAAGAAGTGGGGCTACTGGTACGGCCTGGTCGAGCGCAACGCGCTGGTCTTCACCGTCCTGGCCCTGGTCGCGATCCTCATCGGCGGCGCCGTGGAGATCATCCCCACCGTGATCAAGAGCAACGCCATCCCGCGCGACATCACCGAGGAGATGATCGCCGAGAATCCCGCGCTCGCCGAGACCGCCAAGTGGATGCAGAAGCCCTACAGCCCGCTGGAGCTGGCCGGCCGCGACGTCTACATCACCGAGGGCTGCTACGTCTGCCACAGCCAGATGATCCGGCCCTTCC encodes the following:
- a CDS encoding heavy metal translocating P-type ATPase metal-binding domain-containing protein, which translates into the protein MSTSTNPDSRPEAWPEAWPDAWAEAATAGTCLHCGNPLGRFWRTADGPFCCRGCKGVYEMINAADLCRFYDLAPDTHAPAAVLRPDSFNWLDRLLDDHAGGALHLELGIQGVHCAACIWLIEELFKRHAAGIQLRINPTLGHVDLSWDPERGDLKTFLAEVEKFGYRLGPRAEIDRSASRGLLMRMAIAIAMALNVMMFSLSFYFGLADGALFTFFGWLSLALATVSLFAGGGIFLKGAVAGLRRGVLHLDVPISLGMVLAYLGSTWAFLTGGPDHTFFDSLTVFIALMLVGRWAQEHILERNRNTLLASSGAEHIAVKRLEDNDLKAVSAEEIRQGDELWIAPGDLLPVEGILMRRATEVSLDWITGESDQVGYAPGETIPAGAFNASHHGFTVTATEDFAESRLQDLLRATTLSDEEYRPRWWHAVSSWYVAAVLVAAFGGFALWAGRDLTMALKVTISILVVTCPCALGLATPLAEELIHFALRRNGVFIRKQSFMEKALSVRQVLLDKTGTLTLGQLVLDDASRETVARLDARATVVLRHMTARSNHPVSACLAAAVAARHDGEAPGIAGAAGEELTEVPGAGLEIELRDGTWRLGRPAFALDGRTDAGRPEGTTVLSRDGVAVAAFRLDEEFKADARGEVAALHEAGYDVRILSGDAPAKVAAAAAALGIADDRCEGGLSPEAKAARVRELDADDTLMVGDGLNDSPSFEVAFCAATPAVDRPVLPGKSDFFFLGDGIAALRRSLAAARELRKVVKLNLAIAVLYNLAAVAASMMGLVTPVVAAIIMPISSIFVVSLTAIRLSAGRLRWM
- the ccoN gene encoding cytochrome-c oxidase, cbb3-type subunit I, yielding MEATNTQMKTVVYDDAIVRAFSIITIVWGAVALLAGVIIAAQLSFWQANLGLEWTSFGRLRQLHTNAAIFAWVGNGLFAGIYYSSQRLLKTRMANDMLSWAHFWGWQLVIVAAAVTYPLGLTQGKEYAELIWPIDLLVVVVWVIFGANFFWTLAKRNEKNLYVAIWFYISTIVTIAVLYIVNNLQIPTSLTHSYPVFGGVQDALVQWWYGHNAVAFFLTTPPLGLMYYFMIKAAERPVYSYRLSVVHFWSLIFIYIWAGPHHLLYTALPDWAQTLGMIFSVMLWAPSWGGMLNGLLTLRGAWDKLRTDPVIKFFVVAVTFYGMSTFEGPLLSVKSVSALGHYTDWIIGHVHGGALGWNGFMTFGILYWMWPRLYGTKLYSTKMAETHFWLATVGILMYVVSMWVSGVSQGLFWRALDAEGFLKYPDFIEGLTNSLAMYHTRLVGGVLYFGSSLLLIVNLVMTAKQGAPSTVSIQVPARKPAGDKASALELLTSAPMLFIVGILVVAIWFGVSGTMLSPVLLALLVVLCVGAIISYGIHQKKWGYWYGLVERNALVFTVLALVAILIGGAVEIIPTVIKSNAIPRDITEEMIAENPALAETAKWMQKPYSPLELAGRDVYITEGCYVCHSQMIRPFRHEVLRYGDYSRMEESLLDHPYQWGSKRTGLDLARVGGKYDNLWHYLHLMDPRSTSPASNMPTYTHFKTKTVDPAVVRKRMEVLKFLGVPYTDEEIANSAEVLASQGRLIADDLAGKDVNIAPDSEMAAVIAYLQRLGRGPQPTAPAPVETAAKE